Proteins encoded together in one Acidobacteriota bacterium window:
- a CDS encoding glycerol-3-phosphate acyltransferase has product MVPGPATDAALLIAAYFLGCFSTGYYLTRLVKGKDIRDVGSGSTGSRNVSRTLGAWGFTVVFVIDVAKGVAAVWMAGLYGTSPWVTYAVLPAVVVGHIWPVQLSFRGGKGLATALGGVVILDPHLLCFGSVLCGLFLLFWRNLIRSGLTAVLLAPAWYLVPVLFRNQQFTPVRPLPHILAVAAVCALVLVAHRENIREDFFGPRPTPENSH; this is encoded by the coding sequence TTGGTTCCCGGACCCGCCACCGACGCCGCCCTCCTGATCGCCGCCTACTTCCTCGGCTGCTTCAGCACGGGTTATTACCTCACGCGCCTGGTGAAAGGCAAGGACATCCGGGACGTCGGGAGCGGGAGCACCGGCAGCCGCAATGTCTCCCGGACCCTGGGGGCCTGGGGTTTCACGGTGGTTTTTGTCATCGACGTCGCCAAGGGGGTGGCCGCGGTCTGGATGGCCGGTCTCTACGGGACGTCCCCATGGGTGACCTACGCGGTGTTACCCGCGGTGGTCGTGGGGCACATCTGGCCCGTGCAGCTCTCCTTCCGGGGCGGGAAAGGCCTGGCCACGGCCCTCGGCGGCGTGGTCATCCTCGACCCCCACCTCCTCTGTTTCGGCTCCGTGCTCTGCGGCCTGTTCCTCCTGTTCTGGCGAAACCTCATCCGGAGCGGGTTGACGGCCGTCCTGCTCGCGCCCGCCTGGTACCTCGTCCCCGTCCTTTTCCGGAATCAGCAGTTCACGCCCGTCCGGCCCCTGCCCCACATCCTCGCGGTGGCGGCGGTCTGCGCCCTGGTCCTCGTCGCCCACCGGGAGAACATCCGGGAGGACTTCTTCGGCCCGCGGCCGACCCCTGAAAATTCCCATTGA
- a CDS encoding glucose-1-phosphate adenylyltransferase, translating into MKKLIAVILGGGQGTRLYPLTLHRSKPAVPLAGKYRLIDIPISNCINSGINKIFVLTQFNSESLNRHIAQTYHFDMFSKGFVDILAAEQTFDSRDWFQGTADAVRKCYRHFEAYNPSDILILSGDQLYRMDFRDFQDFHHRNDADVTVATIPVVEEDASEFGIMRVDPDLRINNFVEKPSRANLPPLAVSPDGMTALPEKVRQVLNQRPYLASMGIYFFKPRVLSDLLKNPEFTDFGKHLIPNAIRNLRVFSYPYGGYWSDIGTIKSFFMANLSLTRAKSDFELYDANAPIYTHGRFLPSSKIFQCRVHSSIVSEGCVLSGALVWNSIVGIRSRIGEGSEIRESLLMGADFYEDAAAFNDNRLAGRPDIGIGNFCTIKRAIIDKNCRIGNNVQIVNTHNMQNHDGDNYVIRDGIVIIPKNASIPDNTVI; encoded by the coding sequence ATGAAAAAGTTGATCGCGGTCATTCTCGGGGGCGGGCAGGGGACCCGGCTCTACCCGCTGACCCTCCACCGCTCCAAGCCGGCCGTCCCCCTCGCCGGGAAGTACCGGCTCATCGACATCCCCATCAGCAACTGCATCAACTCCGGGATCAACAAGATCTTCGTCCTCACCCAGTTCAACTCGGAATCCCTCAACCGGCACATCGCCCAGACCTACCACTTCGATATGTTCTCCAAGGGTTTCGTGGACATCCTGGCGGCCGAACAGACCTTCGACTCCCGGGACTGGTTCCAGGGGACGGCGGACGCGGTCCGGAAGTGCTACCGGCACTTCGAGGCGTACAACCCCTCGGACATCCTCATCCTCTCGGGCGACCAGCTCTACCGGATGGATTTCAGGGATTTCCAGGACTTTCACCACCGGAACGACGCCGACGTGACCGTGGCCACCATCCCGGTCGTGGAGGAGGACGCCTCCGAGTTTGGGATCATGCGGGTCGATCCCGACCTCCGCATCAACAACTTCGTCGAGAAGCCCTCCCGGGCGAACCTGCCCCCCCTGGCGGTCTCGCCCGACGGCATGACCGCCCTGCCCGAGAAGGTCCGCCAGGTGTTGAACCAACGACCCTATCTGGCTTCCATGGGCATCTACTTCTTCAAGCCCCGCGTGCTGTCGGACCTGCTGAAAAACCCCGAGTTCACCGATTTCGGGAAACACCTGATCCCGAACGCCATCCGGAACCTGCGGGTCTTCAGCTACCCCTACGGCGGCTACTGGTCCGACATCGGGACCATCAAGTCCTTTTTCATGGCGAACCTGTCGCTGACCCGCGCCAAGTCGGACTTCGAGCTGTACGACGCCAACGCCCCCATCTACACCCACGGGCGCTTCCTGCCTTCCTCGAAGATCTTCCAGTGCCGGGTCCACAGTTCCATCGTCTCCGAGGGGTGCGTGCTCAGCGGGGCCCTCGTCTGGAACTCCATCGTGGGGATCCGGTCCCGGATCGGCGAGGGAAGCGAAATCCGGGAGTCCCTCCTCATGGGGGCGGACTTCTACGAGGACGCCGCGGCCTTCAACGACAACCGCCTGGCCGGGCGCCCCGACATCGGCATCGGCAACTTCTGCACCATCAAGCGGGCCATCATCGACAAGAACTGCCGGATCGGCAACAACGTCCAGATCGTGAACACGCACAACATGCAGAACCACGACGGCGACAACTACGTGATCCGGGACGGCATCGTCATCATCCCCAAGAACGCCTCCATTCCCGACAACACGGTGATCTGA
- a CDS encoding HU family DNA-binding protein encodes MNKAELVKVMSEKAGITRCQAACALESFFAGVGESLKKDKKIVFVGFGTFKVTKRAARKGLNPQTKKEMKIPAKKVVRFVPGKKLRDVVA; translated from the coding sequence ATGAACAAGGCAGAATTGGTCAAGGTCATGTCGGAGAAGGCCGGGATCACCCGGTGCCAGGCCGCTTGCGCCCTGGAGAGCTTCTTCGCGGGGGTCGGGGAGTCCCTGAAGAAGGACAAGAAGATCGTCTTCGTGGGCTTCGGAACGTTCAAGGTCACCAAGCGCGCCGCCCGCAAGGGGCTCAACCCGCAGACCAAGAAAGAGATGAAGATCCCCGCCAAGAAAGTCGTCCGTTTCGTCCCCGGCAAGAAGCTCCGCGACGTCGTCGCCTAG